In the genome of Pseudomonas sp. Teo4, the window TCAGGCCTTTGACCAGGTAGCTGTCCTTGGCGGTGTAGGGGATGCCATCCAGCGGGCTCAGGGTCTGGCCCTTGGCGCGGCGCGCGTCGGAGGCTTCAGCCTCCTTGAGGGCCTCTGGGTTGCGCACGACCACGGCATTAAGGGCAGTGGCGGTGTCGGCTCCATCGTAGGCGTCGATACGCGCCTGGTAGGCCTTGACCAGCTCGACCGCCGTCGTGCGGCCCGACTCGAGCGCGTCGCGCAGCTCGGCAATGGAAACCTCGGTTACCTCGATCATGCTTTCACCAAAATTGTGCAGGTGGGTACTAATGCGAGGAGTGTACAAGAAGGTCTGGCTGGAAGCAGATTTGCGCGGCAGAAATGGTTTTTTGCAGGCGGGCATTGATGGGGCCGCCGGGCGGCCCCGGTGCACTCAGGCCAGGTCAGCCGCCGAGTGCCGTTCCGCCACCTGGCTGGCTTCGTCGCCCCAGGTGCGGTTGACCCGGGTGCCGCGCTGCACCGCCGGGCGTTGAGCGATTTCTTCGGCCCAGCGTTGAACGTTCGGGTATTCCTCCACCGCCAGGAACTCTGCGGCGCCATACAGGTTGCCGCGTACCAGTTGGCCGTACCAGGGCCACACGGCGATGTCGGCGATGCTGTATTCATCGCCACCCAGGTAACGGCTTTCGGCCAGACGGCGGTCCAGCACGTCGAGCTGGCGCTTGGCTTCCATGGTGAAGCGGTTGATGGCGTATTCGAACTTCTCCGGGGCATACACATAGAAGTGGCCGAACCCACCGCCCAGGTAGGGGGCCGCGCCCATCTGCCAGAACAGCCAGTTCAAGGTTTCGGTACGGGCAGCGGGGGACTTGGGCAGCAAGGCCCCGAACTTCTCTGCAAGGTAGAGCAGGATCGAACCTGACTCGAACACCCGTACCGCAGGCTCGACACTGCGGTCGAGCAGGGCAGGGATCTTCGAATTCGGGTTGACTTGCACGAAGCCACTGGAGAACTGGTCGCCCTCACCAATGCGGATCAGCCAGGCATCGTACTCGGCGCCGGTGTGGCCCAGGGCGAGCAACTCTTCGAGCAGGATGGTGACCTTGACGCCGTTCGGCGTGGCCAGGGAGTACAGCTGCAAGGGGTGTTTGCCCACCGGCAGGTCCTTGTCGTGGGTCGGGCCGGCGACAGGGCGGTTGATGCTGGCGAACTGGCCGCCGGAAGCGGCTTCGTTGCGCCAGACCTTGGGCGGGACGTAGGGGTGCTTGCTCATGTGCGGATCTCCTGCAAAGACCTGCATCTATGCCATGGGTTGGGCGCGCAGGGCAAATGCAACGGACGCGGGCGCAGGATGCATGCGGGGGGACTGTGTTGGCCGCATCGCCGGCAAGCCAGTTCCCACAGGGACAGCGCATTCCTGTAGGAGCTGGCTTGCCGGCGATGAGGCCTTCACGCAACCGGAATGGTCGGGTCTGCCGCTGCCAACGCTGCCGCGCGGTCGCTGGCGGCCGGTGGGTAGATCCAGATCGAGTTGATCTGGTGCTTCAGCACCTTGGCCTCGGCCTTGTCGGTTGGTGGCGACACCGTGCGCTCCCAGCCTTCGGTATACACCGCACCCCACGCCCCGAGGTCGAGGCAGGTCACGTACTTGGGCTGGCTGTAAGTCATGGGGGGCACGCCAATCAGTTCGGCCGCGGCGTTGTTGCCTGCATAACGGCCCAGCGGAATGGCATGCTGACAAGACATCACGGCGTAGTTGCCCGCGTCATCACAGGCGGCATAGGCCACGTCGCCGGCCGCGTACACGGCATCGTTGCCTTTGACCTTGAGGTTGCCGTCCACATGCAGGCGGCCTTGGCGGTCGCGTTCGCCGCTGATTTGCTCCGTGAGCGGGTTGGCCTTGAAGCCGACGGTCCAGATCACCGTGTTGGTATCGATACGCTGGCCGTTGTCGAGCACCACGCCGTCACGGTCCACCGAGGCCACCGTGGCGCCGCAGATCCATTCGATACCGAGTGCTTCCGAAGCCTGCTCGATGGCCGGGCGTATGCCCTCGCCCAGGGCAGCGCCGATCTTCACGCCACGATCGACCACGACGACCCGCAGCTTGGCCTGTTCCCCGAGGATAGCGTGCAGGCGCGCTGGCAATTCGGTGGCCGTCTCGATACCGGTAAAGCCGCCACCGGCCACCACCACGGTGTTGCGTGCCGGGGTTTCCGGTTGGTCGGCCAGTGATTTCAGGTGCTGCTCAAGGCGTGCGGCGCTGTCGATCTTGTCGACATCGAACACATGGTCGATACCGACCATGGCCGGGCGGTTGAGCACGCTGCCACAGGCCATGATCAGCCGGTCGTACTTAAGGCTGCACTCGGTGCCGCTCAGGGTGTGGTAGCTCACGCGCCTGGCGTCTTCGTCGATGTGGTACGCGGTGCCTTGCACGAAGCGCACGTTCACGGCGTCGAACAGCGCTTGCAAGGGGGCGGCCATGGTGTGCACGTCGGGCTCATAGAAGCGGGGGCGTACATGCAGCTCGGCCTGCGGGGCCAGCAGCGTCACCTCGACATCCTTGCGATCGTGCAGGTCCAGCTGGCGTATGGCGCTCAGGGCGCTCCAGAGGCCAGCGAAGCCCGCGCCAATGATCAGGATATTGTTCATCGTTGTGCTCCTGAAAGTCGGGCTAACAGCGTAGTACGGGTTGATCGACCCCGACAGGCGCCCGTCGTCGGACGGTGCTCCTAACAGCCACACTGTTGCGCAAGGCTGCGTGGTAACTGTGCTGGTCCATGGCAAAGAAATGCCTTTATGCTGTTACTAAATATGTCTAGAACGCCTGAAGAAGGAAGCTGCAATGCCGCTCAAGGACCTGCTGATCGCCCTGGTGGTGATCGTCGCGTGGGGAGTCAACTTCGTGGTCATCAAGGTCGGCCTCGACGGCCTGCCGCCGATGCTGCTGGGGGCGTTGCGCTTCGTGTTGGTGGCGTTTCCAGCAATTCTGCTGGTCAAGCGGCCCAAGTTGCCTTGGCGCTGGTTGATCGCCTACGGCGCAACCATCTCCCTGGGCCAGTTCGCCTTTCTCTTCCAGGCCATGTACAGCGGCATGCCACCGGGGCTGGCCTCGTTGGTGTTGCAGTCCCAGGCGTTCTTCACCCTCGGTTTCGCTGCGCTGTTTCTGGGTGAACGGCTGCGCCTGGCCAGTGTGCTGGGGCTGTTGGTGGCGGCCAGCGGCCTGGCGCTGATCGGTAGTGAGGACAGCGGACACGTTCCGATGGTGGCACTGTTGCTGACATTGTGCGGCGGTGCGATGTGGGGCCTGGGCAACATCATTACCCGGCGCTTCGGTTCGGTGGACCTGGTGGCGCTGGTGATCTGGGGCGGTTTGATTCCACCGCTGCCGTTCCTGGCACTGTCGTGGTGGCTGGAGGGGCCCGAGCGTATCGGCCATGCCTTGGCCAATATCAGCTGGAGTTCAGTGCTGGCCCTGGTCTACCTGGCCTTTGTCGCCACCATGCTGGGCTACAGCCTGTGGAGCAAGCTGCTGTCGCGCCACCCGGCGGGCAAGGTGGCACCGTTCTCGTTGCTGGTTCCGGTGATTGGCTTGAGCTCTTCGGCCTGGCTGCTGGGTGAACGGCTGACTGACGTACAAGGTTGGGGCGCGTTGTTGGTGATGCTCGGGCTGCTGGTCAATGTGTTCGGGCCAAAGCTCGGGCAGCGGTTGAGGGCGGCCAGCGCGCAATAAGTGCAAACACATCCGTGGTCTGTTGCAACGGGCAGGCTCCGCGTTCGAGCAGGGCCTTTGTTAAACTTGGCCTCTTTTGCCAGGCCCACGGAGCACTCCCATGATCATATCCACCACCAGCCAGCTCGAAGGCCGCCCGATTGCCGAGTACCTCGGGGTGGTCAGCTCTGAATCGGTGCAGGGCATCAACTTCGTGCGCGATTTCTTCGCACGCTTCCGGGACTTCTTCGGGGGCCGTTCGCAGACCCTGGAAAGCGCATTGCGCGAGGCCCGCGAGCAAGCCACTGAAGAACTCAAGGCGCGGGCACGGCAGTTGCAAGCCGATGCTGTAGTAGGGGTCGATTTTGAAATCAGTATGCCGTCGGTGCAGGGCGGCATGGTCGTGGTGTTCGCCACCGGCACGGCGGTGCGCCTGAAATAAGGCTTTTTGCCACTGGTCGGGTTCGGGCATTTTGTCCATGCAGTCTGCAAATGACTGGCTAGTCTCTTTCTTCAACAGACCGCGTTTTTCTGGGCACTCCATCTGTTTGCCGGCGCGGTCGCCAGTGCAGGGGACAGAGTATGAGCGAAACCTATTTCGAAGATATGAACGACGCATTCCCGATCAACAGCCAGGTATGGTGCGGCCAATCGTCGTTTCGCCTGGGTTTCGCCAACATGACCCTGGATGAGTCCGAACAGCTCAAGCCTGCACATTTGCAGCGCTACAAGAAGGGGCGCTTCACGCCGCGGATACCGTTGAAGAAGTGATGCTGACCCAAGACCCCGCCGAACGGCGGGGTTTTTGTTGCGCTTGCTTGACCCAGCTCATGGCATCCAGGGGTAGCACTCGCCGGTTTTCGGCGATTGTGGTCTTCTTGCGCGGCATGTCAGAAAAGGAGGATTGTTTTTCCATGCGCATCAGGGAAGAGACCTATTGGCAGTGGGCAGACGCCCAACTGCACAGCCGCAACCATGACGAAGCGCTGAGCGACGGCACTACGCTCGACGTGCAGGTGCGCCTGTCGCGCCTTGGAGCGACGCAGTTGTTCCTGGGCTTGTACGCCCAGAACGGCAAAGCGTTGCTTGAGGAGTACTACCCGGCGCGCCCTGGCGAGACCATGACCCGCGCGCTGGTGTGGGGCGTGGACCGTGCACGCGCCTTGGCCACCGGAGCACTGCCGTTGCCAGTCTCCCGGCAACGCCGTCAAGCCTGAACGTGGCGAGCATGGGCCGCCTGGACGATACGTTGCGCAGGGACGTGCAACTGGCGTAGCAGGTAGTCGGCGAACGCCGGGTCCCAAGGTTGCAGGGCGATGGCGTCGCGCATGCAGGTCAACCAGATGCCGGCGTGCTGCGCATCGATCGGCCACTGCGCATGGAACGACGGGATGCCGATCGAACCATAGCGTTCACTGTAGAGTCGCGGCCCGCCCAACCAGCCACTGAGAAAACACGCCAGTTTGTCCCGCGAGCCGCTCAGGTCGCGCGGATGCATCTGGCGCACGCTGGCGGCTGCCGGGTTTTCATCCATCAGGCGGTAGAAGTCGTCGACCAGGCGGCGCAGGCCGTCAATGCCGCCCGCAGCCTGGTAGGAGGCGTCGTCGGTGCCGTATGCGGGAGTGTTCATCGGGGGCTCCAGGGTTCAGAGGCCGACAGTTTAACAGGCATGAAAAAGCCCGGCCGTTGCCGGCCGGGCTGAAGCAGCGGTGCGTTCGATCAGTTGATCGAATCGATCACCTTGATTGCCTGCCGCT includes:
- the yghU gene encoding glutathione-dependent disulfide-bond oxidoreductase yields the protein MSKHPYVPPKVWRNEAASGGQFASINRPVAGPTHDKDLPVGKHPLQLYSLATPNGVKVTILLEELLALGHTGAEYDAWLIRIGEGDQFSSGFVQVNPNSKIPALLDRSVEPAVRVFESGSILLYLAEKFGALLPKSPAARTETLNWLFWQMGAAPYLGGGFGHFYVYAPEKFEYAINRFTMEAKRQLDVLDRRLAESRYLGGDEYSIADIAVWPWYGQLVRGNLYGAAEFLAVEEYPNVQRWAEEIAQRPAVQRGTRVNRTWGDEASQVAERHSAADLA
- a CDS encoding NAD(P)/FAD-dependent oxidoreductase yields the protein MNNILIIGAGFAGLWSALSAIRQLDLHDRKDVEVTLLAPQAELHVRPRFYEPDVHTMAAPLQALFDAVNVRFVQGTAYHIDEDARRVSYHTLSGTECSLKYDRLIMACGSVLNRPAMVGIDHVFDVDKIDSAARLEQHLKSLADQPETPARNTVVVAGGGFTGIETATELPARLHAILGEQAKLRVVVVDRGVKIGAALGEGIRPAIEQASEALGIEWICGATVASVDRDGVVLDNGQRIDTNTVIWTVGFKANPLTEQISGERDRQGRLHVDGNLKVKGNDAVYAAGDVAYAACDDAGNYAVMSCQHAIPLGRYAGNNAAAELIGVPPMTYSQPKYVTCLDLGAWGAVYTEGWERTVSPPTDKAEAKVLKHQINSIWIYPPAASDRAAALAAADPTIPVA
- a CDS encoding EamA family transporter translates to MPLKDLLIALVVIVAWGVNFVVIKVGLDGLPPMLLGALRFVLVAFPAILLVKRPKLPWRWLIAYGATISLGQFAFLFQAMYSGMPPGLASLVLQSQAFFTLGFAALFLGERLRLASVLGLLVAASGLALIGSEDSGHVPMVALLLTLCGGAMWGLGNIITRRFGSVDLVALVIWGGLIPPLPFLALSWWLEGPERIGHALANISWSSVLALVYLAFVATMLGYSLWSKLLSRHPAGKVAPFSLLVPVIGLSSSAWLLGERLTDVQGWGALLVMLGLLVNVFGPKLGQRLRAASAQ
- a CDS encoding YbjQ family protein, which gives rise to MIISTTSQLEGRPIAEYLGVVSSESVQGINFVRDFFARFRDFFGGRSQTLESALREAREQATEELKARARQLQADAVVGVDFEISMPSVQGGMVVVFATGTAVRLK
- a CDS encoding group II truncated hemoglobin; this translates as MNTPAYGTDDASYQAAGGIDGLRRLVDDFYRLMDENPAAASVRQMHPRDLSGSRDKLACFLSGWLGGPRLYSERYGSIGIPSFHAQWPIDAQHAGIWLTCMRDAIALQPWDPAFADYLLRQLHVPAQRIVQAAHARHVQA